The genome window AACTCCAGGAGTGCAAATGATGACCAGCGATGTGAAGTAACTTGTGAAGAATGTTTCGCTAACCATGAGGATTCATTAAAACGGATGGGATGCTTGGAGAAATGTATTGAAAACGGTGCGGATCACTTTACTTGTCCAGGTAATCTGAATGCATAATAATACCCGACGATAGAGTAGTGCGTAAATAGTAGGAAACACTTAGGCACCGTTCAGAaatacttgtaaggggggcctgatgcaaaaaaatttaatCGCGAAAATTtgtcggggcccccctttacagacctcaaaatttcagccccccccccccttttttgacatgaaaattatggttcaacctcatagaaaagcatataaactcaattttccaggaaaatttgtggtcattttttcaagaccccccccttaggagggtcaaaaaaattcagggccccctttttgcatcagccccccccttacaagtgtttgtgaacggtctcttaCTGTCAGACTTTCATGTCGCTTACTGGGAAATTAATgagtaaggattagggttaaggtccgtatgcacaaaacacgTTAGACCAGATCTAACGTTAAACCTGGTCTAACTACGGGTATAGACTTAGGGAGGGGTCCCTTTAATCATTTCTTATCCTACTTTACTCCTATCAtgcctacagtctgtccacatagaagtacaaagtaaatagacctcggaaactggaggtatgagaataattttcAGTGCAacgcttctttggcgcgccaactgctgcgcgatttgtgcaccacgctctttacgcgtcgcgtcgcgctcgcgtgtgacgcaaagcatcgacccccgatgccacaggtttggtttgtacttctaagtggacagactagCAAAGTCCTAAAATTAAAGCTGCAGACATCTAATATAACTAATATTAAGttacatgtatttgcccttaacaggACACAATAGTATCTAGAATAAGGGATGTAAATACTCAAATGTTCCTTCTCCATaggactaatctccatagttagaccaggtctaaagttggACGTGGCCTaatttgttttgtgcatatgAGTTTCCCATAATCCACAAGTCTCTAACCTGTACAGTTGTCAACAATCGAGAAAGGGGTATCCGTTATTATTGGctttggaagtttgcaatgcattgtgggacagtttttgcagttggggacactttgccctctggcCTCTAGGGAAAATTctgaaaaattggtttttgtgcgtacaaaaatatgatctaaaatgttttacaagaatgaaaacaaacccccaaaacaatattattgaataaattaataatttagaaatttttaatgataacattatgacaataataaagtaagtaataataattacagcaatttccccgatatgtcagaggtcaaagtctcCCAAAACCAACGCCAAATTCCCTATACTCTCGTCTATCATCATAGTTTTTCCCGGCACGCTAATGCCCGTGTCAGGCTttcatgctgcttgccgctgtGATCAACGGCATGGCATATCAGCCAATGACAAACCTCGATTGTGTCCGTTGTTAACTGTGGGACCACCCTTTACACTGGTTTTATCGATAAACGTATTGAACTACCACCTTAACCGGTGTGAGGGAGACCCTCGGCCAGGGGGGTGCAACTTCAgaataatttgtatttttgttatcaaaatattcTAAGGTCTATTGATTTCAAACTTGGTATTAGATTAGCAATTTCTATTCATATTTAGTcaatttttaaagatatttaatGAGACAAAATTATATCATAACtgcataatatttttgatatcagTAGATAGTAGAGAATTATACGTTAATATCAAACAGAACAAGATAATATTCTTAGTATAaccgaatccaatttcacgcattcctacacctcaatggcagccatagctaggTCCctcttaggtctattccacctaaaatgtgaaatgatgtggccttggcggggatattaagctgcgttccatcacccgtgttacacatagacaaaagaatgatgaaagtttacaacacaatacaattcaacatcgattttaagcggatttaatacacccaattcgtcggctgtattccatagtggcgtatagtgatttttgctcatttttttaaaaattggcacatatgtttttaatgatgttctctttcattttctaagtctcatcagtcataattagctaattaattaattaaatgtggcgtatagttacaaagtgacattttttgtattccatagtggcgtatcgaccatacgccaatttttatacacattttataattatgaaatatcggcaaaaatgaaaaacatcgtatgtcatagtggcgtacacgtatcggacctatacgccactatggaatacgaacgacgaaaagtaacgccatagggattacacggcgaccgagatGGCGTAcagttaacgttaggttagggtattgcgttttgtttgttttccatagtgacgtatagttttattttcagtttgccagcaatagtatgtatttatttcttttgaaaaatatataacaataaaatctatttagtttactacagaaatttcacatcatttacaaaatataatgaatgtctgatttacacaactcgattttaaattggcatttcttcaaacccgattttctcgaaaagttgtttattcgcggcgccccactatacgccactatggaatacggacgacgaattgggcagtaacaacgccagttttgtgcagacgggacccagtaatggccgactgaattctgaccatcacttggctcgttggattcgtctatagaaattTCAGCAGGTGGTTGCAACAACTCACGCCCTCTTCGGTAGACTAACCTCACTTAGACGAGGGTTACTAATACTAAGTTCTATGTTATTAATTTCTTCTTCTATAAGGGAAACAAGCTTTCCTTAGTGCAGTAACTACGCTATCTCCATTACTACGAAGAGAGATTGAGGAATTCTTCACAAAGAGAACGAACATGTTTTCGCCAAACGATTTCGCAGGAGTAGCGGCTACGTTTACTGATAACTCTCTGATTATAATTGATGATCAGAAACCCGTCATTGGACGAGCTGGTAAATAACTTGCTTATTGACTACTTTGACTGACTATAACAAACGAAGTATAACTATCTAACTAATGTAACGGAACAGGTCACACTTGTTTTACTCTACATCCAATTCATTGCAAGCTATAAGTTAAACGGATTCAATGGTTCGGTGTTTCACAATATGTGTGGTATATGCTACAGTAGAGGGATGAGCCTGCTGATCCTCCTTTTTGTTCATATCATAAAACTTAGcatatattaggcctattattttgatgaaaaatgagCTTTCTTTAGATGCCATTTGATTTCATTTTGATGATGTATGGTGGGGAAAATGTCACCTACCTGTATTACTTTTAATGTTAAATGTATTCTCATTTTTGTGTCTCAGAGAGAGCAAAACAATTGAGTGACTACTTTACTGCAAATCCCGATCTCGATCATGCTCATTTTGCTCCTGTTACCTGCGGTACAGAACACGGAATTATCTGGGTTAACGGTATCCAGACTAACTATAATAAGGAAGGCGATGTGATATCATCCCTCAGGTGTGTATCCACTAAATACGCTTGTAAAAAAATTGCCGTTAAGGGCTCTGTCAGCCACTTTTTCACAGTATTTTTGGAGTGACCTGAGAACGCTTCAGATACACCAAATAGCATTGTGGATCagaggaatgcccttctgatatcaaatattttgatttttcttttaaaaacacaaattttatggcaaattattcaaaattgtcatttttggtaGACTTTATTAATCTAATGCTAAGTATATATGTATcggagatgaaaagccgactatctTGTGAaacttgtgacctttcgtattgtagatatacatgaagtttttgggagacttcatgtatatcttcaatacaaaagatcaCCTTTTCATATGATTGtcggtccccccccccccctttacattGCCCATCCACGTGTTTTTGAGGGACTTCTGGGGTGGTAAAATACAGGAAGCTTATGAACGATGACGTGAAGTCAATTTGCCCGACCACTGTATTGTTCAAAACTAGCTGGGCAAATATATATTAGAACGGTCAAGTTGGGCACTTTTCAAAGAGCTTTGTTAATGGCCGTTATCAGGTTTTGGTTAAAATAATTTCgccctattttggtcaaattttaaccaaaacaaattttaattaattttgcttCAAAGTTTATAATTGTTGGGCACAATGCTTGAGCCCAAAAACATCAGCTTATTGATGACAGTGGCGAAACTTTAAATtaaccatttaaaaatgattcatGTTGCAATTGGTTTTCATCAGCCTGCAATCAGCATTATTGATACTTAAGACAATTAGTCATTATTAATCTAGCACCGGAATTGTTGGTTATTGTCTTAatcatgaaatgaaaaaaatctagtattttttaaaattctattTCAACCTGATAAGAATGCCAAATCACATTCTTAAGGAACAATAATGTTGAACTTATCTTCTACTCTTCTTTTATCAGGTTTATGACTCTTCTTACACGTGTGGATGCGAAGCTTCAAGAATCCATCTTAGTCTTATTTTAATAAGCATTTTAATTAAAAGTCAGTGACCAAAGGAGCTGGGGAAGTATGTTAcgattgcacaaaatatttttttttttttaaatcagagtCCGAATATTGATAGTGTAATACGCATGTGCGGATTGCATGGTTCGTATTTATGCCTTTATTTATGTGTTACCTGCTGGCGATGTATATTTACAAGGCACAGATATAAATCATGTACATGTGATGATCGTTGCTGGTTCTGATTTAGTtggtttttttctctctcttaatTTAGTATCAGTTCGCTCAAGCGTCCTTTGCTTCTTAACAACCAATTTATAAAGACTGTCTCCCAAAGACATGGTACTTTTATTAGGAGCCAACAATGGACTACGCCACTGTTTGGTAATGAATATAATACAacatatttcaaatgaatatttgaaaaaagatgTCCATCTTTATTTTAGTAAGAAagtaaaagttatcacaacatctcgtgatcaaaatacaaataaaggaatcgaacacactt of Amphiura filiformis chromosome 14, Afil_fr2py, whole genome shotgun sequence contains these proteins:
- the LOC140169748 gene encoding uncharacterized protein isoform X2; this encodes MELHHIFLIIVMMCRVESALHRNSRSANDDQRCEVTCEECFANHEDSLKRMGCLEKCIENGADHFTCPGKQAFLSAVTTLSPLLRREIEEFFTKRTNMFSPNDFAGVAATFTDNSLIIIDDQKPVIGRAERAKQLSDYFTANPDLDHAHFAPVTCGTEHGIIWVNGIQTNYNKEGDVISSLRFMTLLTRVDAKLQESILVLF
- the LOC140169748 gene encoding uncharacterized protein isoform X1; the encoded protein is MELHHIFLIIVMMCRVESALHRNSRSANDDQRCEVTCEECFANHEDSLKRMGCLEKCIENGADHFTCPGKQAFLSAVTTLSPLLRREIEEFFTKRTNMFSPNDFAGVAATFTDNSLIIIDDQKPVIGRADRAKQLSDYFTGNPNLDRTHFAPVAYDEEHGIIWVNGVQTNYDKTGNVISSLRFMCLLKREDAGLQQFTLVLFE